A window of the Azospirillum formosense genome harbors these coding sequences:
- a CDS encoding peptidylprolyl isomerase yields the protein MQSLRAVRSAFAVATACALLAAGAPAAAQTRAPNAPNSPAGTQGPAERIAAVVNDEVISLSDVHARIRLALLNAGAQDSAETRQRLTPQVLRQLVDERLQLQEAKRLGVSVPSKDIDEAIGRIAEQNRMGRPQLEAMLKAQNVPVSTLREQVRALLSWQRVMQRRIRQEVVIGDEEIDAVMQRIKANIGKPEYLVAEIFLAVDSPDQDEEVRRNAERLVEEVRRGGNFAALARQFSQSAGAASGGDMGWVRTGELNAELDKTLSTMRAGQLSSPVRTATGYHVLLVRDQRPFGSNASTAPPPTPPRPRPQPKPDLAKAKVNMKQIVIPAPSKEELKAVQAQAEKLRKSIKSCADFDEKARAMGIPESGDMGTLRVKDLAPGLQQLAVGIPLGQPSPVLMSPGGAVILIVCKRDVPMIEPPPEAEPQPVAAPAPPPIDPKDIKMPPREEIERDLINERADLLARRYLRDLRRTAFVEIRN from the coding sequence ATGCAGAGTTTGCGAGCCGTCCGGTCTGCCTTCGCCGTGGCGACCGCCTGCGCCCTTCTTGCCGCCGGAGCGCCCGCCGCGGCCCAGACGCGGGCTCCCAACGCTCCGAACAGCCCGGCGGGAACGCAAGGCCCCGCGGAACGCATCGCCGCCGTCGTCAACGACGAGGTCATCTCGCTGTCCGACGTGCACGCGCGGATCCGTCTCGCTCTGCTGAACGCCGGCGCCCAGGACAGCGCGGAGACGCGCCAGCGCCTGACCCCGCAGGTGCTCCGCCAGCTCGTGGACGAGCGGCTCCAGCTCCAGGAGGCCAAGCGTCTCGGCGTCTCGGTTCCGTCGAAGGACATCGACGAGGCCATCGGCCGCATCGCCGAGCAGAACCGCATGGGACGCCCGCAGCTCGAAGCCATGCTGAAGGCCCAGAACGTCCCGGTCTCCACCCTGCGCGAGCAGGTGCGGGCGCTGCTGTCCTGGCAGCGGGTGATGCAGCGCCGCATCCGCCAGGAGGTGGTGATCGGCGACGAGGAGATCGACGCCGTGATGCAGCGCATCAAGGCCAACATCGGCAAGCCGGAATATCTGGTGGCCGAGATCTTCCTGGCGGTGGACAGCCCCGACCAGGACGAGGAGGTGCGCCGCAACGCCGAACGGCTGGTCGAGGAGGTGCGCCGCGGCGGCAACTTCGCGGCGCTCGCCCGCCAGTTCTCGCAATCCGCCGGCGCCGCCTCGGGCGGCGACATGGGCTGGGTGCGCACGGGCGAGCTGAACGCCGAACTGGACAAGACCCTGTCCACCATGCGCGCCGGCCAGCTCTCGTCACCGGTCCGCACGGCGACCGGCTACCACGTCCTGCTGGTGCGCGACCAGCGGCCCTTCGGCAGCAACGCCTCCACCGCCCCGCCGCCGACCCCGCCGCGGCCGCGGCCCCAGCCGAAGCCCGATCTGGCCAAGGCCAAGGTCAACATGAAGCAGATCGTCATCCCGGCCCCCTCGAAGGAGGAGCTGAAGGCGGTCCAGGCCCAGGCGGAGAAGCTGCGCAAGTCGATCAAGAGCTGCGCCGACTTCGACGAGAAGGCCCGCGCCATGGGCATTCCGGAGTCGGGCGACATGGGCACGCTGCGGGTCAAGGACCTCGCGCCGGGCCTCCAGCAGCTCGCCGTCGGCATCCCGCTCGGCCAGCCCAGCCCGGTGCTGATGAGCCCGGGCGGCGCCGTCATCCTGATCGTCTGCAAGCGCGACGTGCCGATGATCGAACCGCCGCCGGAAGCCGAGCCGCAGCCGGTGGCCGCCCCGGCCCCGCCGCCGATCGACCCGAAGGACATCAAGATGCCGCCGCGCGAGGAGATCGAGCGCGACCTGATCAACGAGCGCGCCGACCTGCTGGCCCGCCGCTACCTGCGCGACCTGCGACGCACCGCCTTCGTGGAGATCCGCAACTGA
- the pdxA gene encoding 4-hydroxythreonine-4-phosphate dehydrogenase PdxA — protein sequence MTESGVRPPLALTMGEPAGIGGEIALKAWAEAQGKAGAARADGAVPPFVLLDDPARLEALAARLGLPVPVRAVGSMAEGAALFGAALPVLPQPLAAPVTPGRPDPANGAAVIASIDRAVDLVRRGEASAVVTNPIQKSALYAAGFRHPGHTEYLAHLAGLADEPVMMLATQDLRVVPVTIHVSVRDAVPLVTREAILHAGRVTAAALARDFGIARPRLAVAALNPHAGEGGAMGREEIDVIAPAVADLRAEGIDAVGPKPADTLFHAAARRGYDAALCMYHDQALIPLKTIDFDTGVNITLGLPFVRTSPDHGTALDIAGTGKAGASSLIAALTTAEAMAARRRA from the coding sequence ATGACCGAATCCGGCGTCCGGCCGCCGCTCGCCCTGACCATGGGCGAGCCGGCGGGGATCGGCGGGGAGATCGCACTGAAGGCCTGGGCGGAAGCTCAGGGGAAGGCCGGGGCGGCCCGCGCGGACGGTGCGGTGCCGCCCTTCGTCCTTCTGGACGATCCCGCCCGCCTGGAGGCGCTCGCCGCCCGGCTCGGCCTGCCGGTTCCGGTGAGGGCGGTGGGCAGCATGGCCGAGGGGGCGGCGCTGTTCGGCGCGGCGCTGCCGGTGCTGCCCCAGCCGCTGGCGGCGCCGGTCACCCCCGGCCGGCCCGACCCGGCCAACGGGGCGGCGGTGATCGCCAGCATCGACCGGGCGGTCGACCTGGTCCGCCGGGGGGAGGCGTCGGCGGTCGTCACCAACCCGATCCAGAAATCGGCGCTCTACGCCGCCGGCTTCCGCCATCCCGGACACACTGAATATCTGGCCCATCTGGCCGGGCTCGCCGATGAGCCGGTGATGATGCTGGCCACGCAGGATCTGCGCGTCGTGCCGGTGACCATCCATGTCTCCGTCCGCGACGCGGTACCGCTGGTGACGCGGGAGGCGATCCTGCACGCCGGGCGGGTCACCGCGGCGGCGCTCGCCCGCGATTTCGGCATCGCGCGGCCCCGGCTGGCCGTCGCCGCGCTGAACCCCCACGCGGGGGAGGGCGGCGCCATGGGGCGCGAGGAGATCGACGTCATCGCCCCGGCGGTCGCCGATCTGCGGGCGGAGGGCATCGACGCGGTGGGGCCGAAGCCCGCCGACACGCTGTTCCACGCGGCGGCGCGGCGCGGCTACGACGCGGCGCTGTGCATGTACCACGACCAGGCGCTGATCCCGCTGAAGACCATCGACTTCGACACGGGGGTCAACATCACGCTGGGGCTGCCCTTCGTCCGCACCTCGCCGGACCATGGCACGGCGCTGGACATCGCCGGCACGGGCAAGGCCGGCGCGTCGAGCCTGATCGCCGCCCTGACGACGGCGGAGGCCATGGCCGCCCGCCGCCGCGCCTGA
- a CDS encoding MHYT domain-containing protein, producing the protein MLGHYDPYLVALSVVVASFGGYVALDLASHAREAGRGRNGWLGAAALALGAGIWSMHFIGMMAMRMPVPVSYDILLTALSFFLAVGVSGTGLFAVAHGGGGRTTLGAAGLLTGFGIVAMHYVGMAGMRLPVPLVYDTPLVAASVVIAVAASTAALWLAFRAASPLQRLSGALVLGAAVVSMHYVGMAAASADATAIGHAAHADAAPATDDLGFVLSTPSLAVGTGVGTLLILSLGLLSVLIDRRRSAEHAAGQEARYRAVVDTAVDPIVVIDETGIIQSFNRAAETTFGYAAAEAIGANVRILMAEPHHSAHDGYMAHFRETGERRIIGIGREVEGRRKDGSLFPLELSVAEWHDGRQRLFTGIMRDITARKAAEDALHRAKAEAERAREEALAARDNAERADMAKTKFLAAASHDLRQPVQSLFFFAHALSDRLDGHPASPLLASMSESLNGLRTLLDSLLDVSRLDAGVVTPAVTEFALGPLLQRLADEYRGRAAEAGIALRLVHTEGWTRSDPALVERILRNLVENAIRYTESGRILIGCRRTGKGLRVEVLDTGIGIPENKRDEVFVEFTQLANPERDRRKGLGLGLAIVRRLAGLLGHEVTLRSRPGRGSAFGLTVPSVAPRQVMKTCRPAAQSAVQPPANSGKGLVVVVEDDAIILLSMRTMLEEWGYEVVAAVSADEAVGTLTSLGQRPDMIVADYRLREGRTGLQAIRDIYGVCGVRVPALVLTGDTDPARIAEVQQSGHRLLHKPVAPEVLRNALTSAA; encoded by the coding sequence GTGCTCGGCCATTACGATCCTTACCTCGTTGCGCTGTCCGTTGTCGTGGCCTCTTTCGGCGGCTATGTGGCCCTGGACCTCGCCTCGCACGCGCGGGAAGCCGGGCGGGGACGGAACGGCTGGCTGGGCGCCGCGGCGCTCGCGCTCGGGGCGGGGATCTGGTCGATGCACTTCATCGGCATGATGGCGATGCGCATGCCGGTGCCGGTGTCCTACGACATCCTGCTGACCGCGTTGTCCTTTTTCCTGGCGGTCGGGGTGTCGGGGACCGGCCTCTTCGCCGTGGCGCACGGCGGAGGCGGCCGGACGACCCTGGGGGCGGCGGGACTGCTGACCGGCTTCGGGATCGTCGCCATGCATTACGTCGGCATGGCCGGCATGCGGCTGCCGGTGCCGCTGGTCTACGACACGCCGCTGGTCGCAGCCTCCGTGGTCATCGCCGTCGCCGCCTCCACCGCCGCGCTCTGGCTCGCCTTCCGCGCGGCCAGCCCCCTGCAGCGCCTGTCCGGCGCGCTGGTCCTCGGCGCCGCGGTGGTCAGCATGCATTACGTCGGCATGGCCGCCGCCAGCGCCGACGCGACCGCCATCGGGCATGCCGCCCATGCGGACGCCGCTCCGGCGACGGACGACCTCGGCTTCGTGCTGTCCACCCCGTCCCTGGCGGTGGGGACCGGGGTGGGAACGCTGCTGATCCTCTCCCTGGGGCTGCTCTCCGTCCTAATCGACCGGCGCCGCTCGGCGGAGCACGCGGCGGGGCAGGAGGCGCGCTACCGCGCCGTCGTCGACACCGCCGTCGACCCCATTGTGGTGATCGACGAAACCGGCATCATCCAGTCCTTCAACCGGGCCGCCGAGACGACCTTCGGCTACGCCGCGGCGGAGGCCATCGGCGCCAACGTGCGCATCCTGATGGCCGAGCCGCACCACTCCGCCCATGACGGCTACATGGCCCATTTCCGCGAGACCGGCGAGCGGCGGATCATCGGCATCGGCCGCGAGGTCGAGGGCCGGCGCAAGGACGGCTCACTCTTCCCGCTGGAGCTGTCGGTGGCCGAATGGCACGACGGGCGGCAGCGCCTGTTCACCGGCATCATGCGCGACATCACCGCCCGCAAGGCGGCGGAAGACGCCCTGCACCGCGCCAAGGCGGAGGCGGAGCGCGCCCGCGAGGAGGCTCTGGCCGCCCGCGACAACGCCGAGCGGGCCGACATGGCCAAGACCAAGTTCCTCGCCGCGGCCAGCCACGACCTGCGCCAGCCCGTGCAGTCGCTGTTCTTCTTCGCCCACGCCCTGTCCGACCGGCTCGACGGCCATCCGGCCTCTCCCCTGCTGGCGAGCATGAGCGAGTCGCTGAATGGCCTGCGCACGCTGCTGGACAGCCTGCTGGACGTGTCGCGGCTGGACGCCGGGGTGGTCACCCCCGCGGTGACGGAGTTCGCGCTGGGTCCGCTGCTGCAGCGCCTGGCCGACGAATACCGGGGCCGCGCGGCGGAGGCTGGAATCGCCCTGCGCCTCGTCCACACCGAAGGCTGGACGCGCAGCGATCCGGCGCTGGTCGAGCGCATCCTGCGCAATCTCGTCGAGAACGCCATCCGCTACACGGAGAGCGGGCGGATCCTGATCGGCTGCCGCCGCACCGGCAAGGGCCTGCGGGTGGAGGTGCTCGACACCGGCATCGGCATTCCTGAGAACAAGCGCGACGAGGTGTTCGTCGAATTCACCCAGCTCGCCAACCCCGAGCGCGACCGGCGCAAGGGGCTGGGTTTGGGGCTCGCCATCGTGCGGCGGTTGGCCGGCCTGCTCGGCCATGAGGTGACGCTGCGCTCCCGCCCGGGGCGGGGCAGCGCCTTCGGCCTGACCGTGCCGTCGGTCGCGCCGCGTCAGGTGATGAAGACCTGCCGCCCGGCCGCCCAGTCCGCCGTCCAGCCCCCCGCCAACAGCGGCAAGGGGCTGGTCGTGGTGGTGGAGGACGACGCCATCATCCTGCTCTCCATGCGGACCATGCTGGAGGAGTGGGGGTACGAGGTGGTGGCCGCCGTCTCCGCCGACGAGGCGGTGGGCACGCTGACCAGCCTCGGCCAGCGCCCCGACATGATCGTCGCCGATTACCGCCTGCGCGAGGGGCGGACGGGGCTTCAGGCCATCCGCGACATCTACGGCGTCTGCGGGGTGCGGGTGCCGGCGCTGGTGCTGACCGGCGACACCGACCCCGCGCGGATCGCCGAGGTCCAGCAGAGCGGGCACCGCCTGCTGCACAAGCCGGTGGCGCCGGAGGTGCTGCGCAACGCCCTGACCTCAGCGGCGTAG
- a CDS encoding transglycosylase SLT domain-containing protein encodes MRFLPLMFALFVALAAPAAFAAGKSGSVSSREARMADCEAAEKGDPEASYRMARRFLFGVGVKRDQRVGTAWLRAAASRGHKEARRLVAYVPGRMGHVRPWCRPGAAPLREASPPPPEIVALVHKTAPQYGLDPALVMAVIRVESAFRSDAVSPKEAAGLMQLIPDTAERFGVSDVFDPAQNIRGGVRYLRWLLAYFQGDVTLALAGYNAGERAVDRYRGVPPYEETRNYVRAIRRLYDAPRHPFDAEVAEPSPLVTRQAAELAKPGKG; translated from the coding sequence GTGCGTTTCCTCCCCCTGATGTTCGCCCTTTTCGTCGCCCTGGCGGCGCCCGCCGCCTTCGCGGCGGGCAAGTCCGGCTCCGTCTCCTCGCGCGAGGCGCGCATGGCCGACTGCGAGGCGGCGGAGAAGGGCGATCCGGAAGCGTCCTACCGCATGGCGCGGCGCTTCCTGTTCGGCGTCGGGGTGAAGCGCGACCAGCGGGTCGGCACGGCGTGGCTGCGCGCCGCGGCGTCGCGCGGCCACAAGGAGGCGCGGCGGCTGGTCGCCTATGTGCCGGGCCGCATGGGCCATGTCCGCCCCTGGTGCCGCCCCGGCGCCGCCCCCCTGCGCGAGGCGTCGCCCCCGCCGCCGGAAATCGTCGCGCTGGTCCACAAGACCGCGCCCCAGTACGGGCTGGACCCGGCGCTGGTCATGGCGGTGATCCGGGTGGAGAGCGCCTTCCGCTCCGACGCGGTGTCGCCCAAGGAGGCGGCGGGGCTGATGCAGCTGATCCCCGACACGGCGGAGCGGTTCGGCGTGTCCGACGTCTTCGACCCCGCCCAGAACATCCGCGGCGGCGTGCGCTACCTGCGCTGGCTCTTGGCCTATTTCCAGGGGGACGTTACGCTGGCCCTTGCCGGCTACAACGCGGGGGAGCGGGCCGTGGACCGCTACCGGGGCGTTCCGCCCTACGAGGAGACGCGGAACTACGTGCGCGCCATCCGCCGCCTGTACGACGCGCCGCGGCATCCCTTCGACGCCGAGGTGGCGGAGCCGTCGCCCCTGGTCACCCGGCAGGCGGCGGAGCTGGCGAAGCCCGGCAAGGGCTGA
- a CDS encoding alpha/beta hydrolase has product MPMSERSFLGLSAAGFHRVAYTQWGREDAARTVVCVHGLTRNGRDFDALALDLADRRRVACPDVVGRGKSGRLANPTLYGYPQYCADMAGLIARLGVESVDWVGTSMGGLIGMLLAAQPDSPIRRLVVNDVGPFIPKAGLQRIADYVGKDPVFEDLAAVESYLRFTLMGFGRLPDEAWRHMAEHSARLRPDGCYGLAYDPAIAEAFKAQPMEDVDLWAVWDRIRCPVLVLRGATSDILPAETAEEMTRRGPKARLVEFAHTGHAPALMTADQIAAVRDFLLED; this is encoded by the coding sequence GTGCCGATGTCCGAACGCAGCTTTCTCGGCCTCAGCGCGGCGGGGTTCCACCGCGTCGCCTACACCCAGTGGGGGCGCGAGGATGCGGCCCGCACCGTGGTCTGCGTGCATGGCCTGACCCGCAACGGGCGCGATTTCGACGCGCTGGCGCTCGATCTGGCCGACCGCCGCCGCGTCGCCTGCCCGGATGTGGTGGGGCGCGGCAAGAGCGGCCGGCTGGCCAACCCGACGCTCTACGGCTATCCGCAATACTGCGCCGACATGGCCGGGCTGATCGCCCGGCTGGGGGTGGAGTCGGTGGATTGGGTCGGCACTTCCATGGGCGGGTTGATCGGCATGCTGCTGGCCGCCCAGCCGGACAGCCCGATCCGCCGTCTGGTGGTCAACGACGTCGGCCCCTTCATCCCCAAGGCCGGCCTGCAGCGCATCGCCGATTACGTCGGCAAGGACCCGGTGTTCGAGGATCTGGCGGCGGTCGAGTCCTACCTGCGCTTCACCCTGATGGGCTTCGGGCGGCTGCCCGACGAGGCGTGGCGCCACATGGCGGAGCACAGCGCCCGTCTGCGCCCGGACGGCTGCTACGGCCTCGCCTACGACCCGGCCATCGCCGAGGCCTTCAAGGCGCAGCCGATGGAGGACGTGGACCTGTGGGCCGTCTGGGACCGCATCCGCTGCCCGGTGCTGGTGCTGCGCGGCGCCACCTCGGACATCCTGCCGGCGGAGACGGCGGAGGAGATGACCCGACGCGGCCCCAAGGCCCGTCTGGTGGAGTTTGCCCACACCGGCCACGCCCCGGCGCTGATGACCGCGGACCAGATCGCCGCGGTGCGCGACTTCCTGCTGGAGGATTGA
- the rsmA gene encoding 16S rRNA (adenine(1518)-N(6)/adenine(1519)-N(6))-dimethyltransferase RsmA — MSGPMPAVFDPQALPPLREVIARFGLDARKALGQNFLLDLNLTGRIARSAGDMTGVTVVEIGPGPGGLTRALLATKAKQVIAIERDHRFIEALQDVIQAADGRLSIVEGDALEVDPIQIAPAPRAIVANLPYNVATPLLIGWLGRIEEFVSLTLMFQKEVADRLVAKPGSKAYGRLSVITQWRSDARVLFNLPAKAFTPPPKVESTIVHLTPRANPEPAEWKALEQVTAAAFGQRRKMLRQSLKSLGNAEALLAAAGIEPTARAEEVDVAGFAALARAYRGR, encoded by the coding sequence ATGTCTGGCCCCATGCCCGCTGTTTTCGACCCGCAGGCCCTGCCGCCGCTGCGCGAGGTGATCGCCCGCTTCGGGCTGGATGCCCGCAAGGCGCTGGGACAGAACTTCCTGCTCGACCTCAACCTGACGGGCCGCATCGCGCGCTCGGCGGGCGACATGACCGGCGTGACGGTTGTCGAGATCGGCCCCGGTCCGGGAGGGCTGACCCGCGCCCTTCTGGCGACGAAGGCGAAGCAGGTCATCGCCATCGAGCGCGACCACCGCTTCATCGAGGCGTTGCAGGACGTGATCCAGGCGGCGGACGGGCGGCTGTCCATCGTCGAGGGCGACGCGCTGGAGGTCGATCCCATTCAGATTGCCCCGGCCCCGCGGGCCATCGTGGCAAACCTGCCCTACAACGTGGCGACGCCGCTGCTGATCGGCTGGCTGGGGCGGATCGAGGAGTTCGTCAGCCTGACGCTGATGTTCCAGAAGGAGGTCGCGGACCGTCTGGTCGCCAAGCCGGGCAGCAAGGCCTACGGCCGCCTGTCGGTGATCACGCAGTGGCGGTCGGACGCCCGGGTGCTGTTCAACCTGCCGGCCAAGGCCTTCACCCCGCCGCCGAAGGTGGAGTCGACCATCGTCCACCTGACCCCGCGTGCCAACCCGGAGCCGGCGGAGTGGAAGGCGCTGGAGCAGGTGACCGCCGCCGCCTTCGGCCAGCGGCGCAAGATGCTGCGCCAGAGCCTGAAGAGCCTGGGGAACGCCGAGGCGCTGCTGGCCGCCGCCGGCATCGAGCCGACCGCGCGGGCGGAGGAGGTCGATGTGGCGGGGTTCGCGGCGCTGGCGCGGGCGTATCGGGGGAGGTAG
- a CDS encoding IS630 family transposase: MPHLEAAGVGAQKKTLRASEQERADIAAERAAYRDDAVVHEPARLVFLDETGINTQMTPTQARAPRGQRALGSVPCGSWHRVTVLGALSAEGMLAAMSIEASTSSAVFLAFVEQVLLPVLRRDKPGAVVVMDNLSAHKRADILAAFETAGIRVRFLPRYSPDLSPIEPGWAKLKGILRAKEARTVEALNEELGPALNAITATDAKAWFKLCGYPNLN, encoded by the coding sequence GTGCCGCACCTTGAAGCGGCTGGGGTTGGCGCGCAAAAAAAGACGCTGAGGGCCAGCGAGCAAGAGCGCGCGGATATCGCCGCGGAACGCGCGGCCTACCGGGACGATGCGGTGGTCCATGAACCGGCGCGTTTGGTTTTCCTCGATGAAACCGGCATCAACACCCAGATGACGCCCACCCAGGCCCGGGCGCCGCGCGGCCAGCGGGCGCTCGGATCCGTGCCCTGTGGGTCGTGGCACCGCGTCACGGTGCTCGGGGCGTTGAGCGCCGAAGGCATGCTGGCCGCCATGAGCATCGAGGCGTCCACCTCCTCGGCCGTGTTTCTCGCCTTTGTCGAGCAGGTGCTCTTGCCCGTGCTTCGGCGCGACAAACCCGGCGCCGTGGTCGTGATGGACAACCTTTCCGCTCACAAGCGGGCCGATATCCTCGCCGCCTTTGAGACGGCGGGGATCCGTGTCCGCTTCCTCCCGCGCTACTCGCCCGACCTCTCGCCCATCGAGCCCGGCTGGGCCAAGCTCAAAGGAATCCTGCGCGCCAAGGAAGCCCGCACCGTCGAGGCCCTCAACGAGGAACTCGGCCCAGCCCTCAATGCGATCACCGCTACCGACGCCAAAGCGTGGTTTAAGCTATGCGGCTACCCGAATCTAAACTGA
- a CDS encoding IS630 transposase-related protein encodes MGQPYSSDLRERVLLAYERHEGGPELLARRFQISRACAYNWVRAARLEGRRVAKPHAGGVPAKLDAEGVSVLRALVREDNDATLAQYRDRLAARTGIALSPAVVCRTLKRLGLARKKRR; translated from the coding sequence ATGGGCCAGCCATATTCCTCCGATCTGCGCGAACGGGTTCTGCTGGCTTATGAGCGCCACGAGGGCGGCCCCGAGTTGCTGGCGCGGCGCTTCCAGATCAGCCGAGCCTGCGCGTACAACTGGGTGCGGGCCGCACGCCTTGAGGGGCGGCGGGTCGCCAAGCCGCATGCCGGCGGCGTACCAGCCAAACTGGACGCGGAGGGCGTGAGCGTGCTGCGGGCCTTGGTGCGGGAGGATAATGACGCGACACTGGCACAGTACCGCGACCGGTTGGCCGCACGCACCGGCATCGCGCTGAGCCCGGCGGTGGTGTGCCGCACCTTGAAGCGGCTGGGGTTGGCGCGCAAAAAAAGACGCTGA
- the gmk gene encoding guanylate kinase — translation MNAKIARRGLMLVLSSPSGAGKTTISRRLLDRDPGITLSVSVTTRPMRPGEQPGVHYYFVDMPEFDRMAGQGELLEHARVFGNCYGTPRHAVETALSAGRDVLFDIDWQGMQQLAANARADLVSVFVLPPSGTELERRLHARGQDSAEVIAQRMAKASDEISHWGEYDYVIVNNDVDESVQAVQAILRAERLRRTRQVGMPAFVESVQAAL, via the coding sequence ATGAACGCGAAAATCGCCCGGCGTGGCCTGATGCTCGTGCTGTCCTCCCCCTCCGGGGCGGGCAAGACCACCATTTCGCGCCGCCTGCTGGACCGCGATCCCGGCATCACCCTGTCGGTGTCCGTCACCACCCGGCCGATGCGTCCCGGCGAGCAGCCGGGCGTCCATTACTACTTCGTCGACATGCCGGAGTTCGACCGCATGGCCGGCCAAGGCGAACTGCTGGAGCACGCCCGCGTGTTCGGCAACTGCTACGGCACGCCGCGCCACGCCGTGGAGACGGCGCTGAGCGCCGGGCGCGACGTGCTGTTCGACATCGATTGGCAGGGCATGCAGCAGCTGGCGGCCAACGCCCGCGCCGATCTGGTCAGCGTCTTCGTCCTGCCGCCCTCGGGGACCGAGTTGGAGCGCCGCCTGCACGCCCGCGGCCAGGATTCGGCGGAAGTGATCGCCCAGCGCATGGCCAAGGCGTCGGACGAGATCAGCCATTGGGGCGAATACGATTACGTGATCGTCAACAACGACGTGGACGAGAGCGTGCAGGCGGTCCAGGCCATCCTGCGCGCCGAGCGGCTGCGACGGACGCGGCAGGTCGGGATGCCGGCCTTTGTGGAGAGCGTTCAGGCGGCGCTGTAG
- a CDS encoding YicC/YloC family endoribonuclease, which yields MTGFARVDGHADGYSWTFEVKSVNGRNLDIRCRQPAGFDTLEAAARAEIPKRLARGSVNLNLTVTRSQSVAQLRINRELLAQVLELAREIEGAGAAPPRLDSLLSVRGIIEPVEEDEGDARERVEAALKADLGRLIGELVTARLSEGARLVTVLNGHLDEIERLITAAAACASTQPEALRERLRSQVAALLDAAPALPEERLAQEAAILIAKADVREEMDRLRAHIQAARDMLAEGGAIGRRFDFLCQEFNREANTLCSKSADVELTRIGLSLKASIEQLREQVQNIE from the coding sequence ATGACCGGTTTCGCACGCGTGGACGGGCATGCCGACGGCTACAGTTGGACCTTCGAGGTGAAGAGCGTCAACGGGCGCAACCTCGACATCCGCTGCCGCCAGCCCGCCGGCTTCGACACGCTGGAGGCCGCCGCCCGCGCCGAGATCCCCAAGCGGCTGGCACGCGGCAGCGTCAACCTGAACCTGACCGTCACCCGCAGCCAGTCGGTGGCGCAGCTCCGCATCAACCGCGAGCTTCTGGCCCAGGTGCTGGAGCTGGCGCGCGAGATCGAGGGCGCCGGGGCCGCCCCGCCGCGTCTCGATTCGCTGCTGTCCGTCCGCGGCATCATCGAGCCGGTGGAGGAGGACGAGGGCGACGCGCGGGAGCGGGTGGAGGCCGCGCTGAAGGCCGACCTCGGCCGGCTGATCGGCGAACTCGTCACCGCCCGCCTGTCGGAAGGGGCGCGTCTGGTCACCGTCCTGAACGGCCATCTCGACGAGATCGAGCGGCTGATCACCGCCGCCGCCGCCTGCGCCAGCACCCAGCCCGAGGCCTTGCGCGAGCGTCTGCGCAGCCAGGTCGCCGCCCTGCTCGACGCCGCCCCGGCCCTGCCGGAGGAGCGGCTCGCCCAGGAGGCCGCCATCCTGATCGCCAAGGCCGATGTGCGCGAGGAGATGGACCGCCTGCGCGCCCACATCCAGGCCGCCCGCGACATGCTGGCGGAGGGGGGCGCCATCGGCCGCCGCTTCGACTTCCTGTGCCAGGAATTCAACCGCGAAGCCAACACCCTGTGCTCCAAGTCCGCCGACGTGGAGCTGACCCGCATCGGCCTGTCGCTGAAAGCCTCCATCGAGCAGCTTCGCGAGCAGGTCCAGAACATCGAGTGA
- a CDS encoding SDR family NAD(P)-dependent oxidoreductase, producing MRDPRSIVITGASSGIGEELALAYAAPGVALALSGRDSARLEAVAERCRAAGAAVETALVDAADRAAMAGWLGALDARAPVDLVIANAGISAGTGGGVESAEQARRIFQVNVDGVLNSVHPLLPGMQARRRGQIALMASLAGFRGMPGAPAYCASKAAVRVYGESLRGDLAGQGIGVTVICPGFVKSRMTAVNRFPMPFLMETDRAAQVIKSGLARNKARIAFPWPMAAAVWLLAALPVGLTDVLLRQAPRKG from the coding sequence ATGCGCGATCCGCGCTCGATCGTCATCACCGGGGCGTCCAGCGGCATCGGGGAGGAATTGGCCCTGGCCTACGCCGCCCCCGGTGTCGCGCTGGCCCTGAGCGGGCGCGACTCCGCAAGGCTGGAGGCGGTGGCGGAGCGCTGCCGCGCCGCCGGGGCGGCGGTGGAAACGGCGCTGGTCGATGCGGCCGACCGTGCGGCGATGGCGGGTTGGCTGGGCGCGCTGGACGCCCGCGCGCCGGTCGATCTGGTCATCGCCAACGCCGGAATATCCGCCGGCACGGGGGGCGGCGTGGAGAGCGCCGAGCAGGCGCGGCGCATCTTCCAGGTCAATGTGGACGGCGTGCTGAACAGCGTCCACCCGCTGCTTCCCGGCATGCAGGCGCGGCGGCGCGGGCAGATCGCCCTGATGGCCTCGCTGGCCGGCTTCCGCGGCATGCCCGGCGCGCCCGCCTACTGCGCCAGCAAGGCGGCGGTGCGGGTCTACGGCGAGTCGCTGCGCGGCGATCTGGCGGGGCAGGGGATCGGCGTGACGGTGATCTGTCCGGGCTTCGTGAAAAGCCGGATGACCGCGGTGAACCGCTTTCCCATGCCCTTCCTGATGGAGACGGACCGCGCCGCCCAGGTCATCAAGAGCGGGCTGGCCCGCAACAAGGCGCGCATCGCCTTTCCCTGGCCGATGGCCGCCGCCGTGTGGCTGCTGGCGGCTCTGCCGGTGGGATTGACGGACGTCCTGCTGCGGCAGGCGCCCCGTAAAGGGTGA